The sequence below is a genomic window from Micromonospora aurantiaca ATCC 27029.
GCTGCCCCGCTGGCGGCCCCGCCTCGGCTGGGCGGTCGCGGCGCTCGCCGTGGTCACCCCGATCGTCGCCTGGGTGGCTACCGAGTCCGGCGAGGAGCTGGAGGAGGCCCTGCGCGCGAAGGGCTACCCGCCGGACCGGCTCCAGCAGATCCACGAGCACGCCGAGTACGGCGACACGCTGTTCTGGTTCGCGCTCGGGCTCGGCGTCGTGGCGCTGCTGCTCGTGCTGTCGACGAGCCGCCTCGTCGCGGGCCGGAACCTGCCCCGCTGGCTCCCGATCCTGCTCACCGTCGTGGTGGCGGTGCTCGCGGTCTTCGCGATCGTGTACGTCTACCTGACCGGGGACAGCGGCGCCAAGATGGTCTGGGACGGCGTCGTCTGACCGGTACGGCTCAGAACAGCACCCGCGAGCAGAGCAGGCAGGTGAGCAGCACCAGCACCACTGCGACGGCTGCCCCGATGCCGTAGGTGAGCCGCTGCGCGCGCTGCTCCGCCTGGTCCATCGCGGCCATGTCCTGCGGCGGGAGCCGTCGGGGCGGTGACGGCTGTACGTGTACCGGTGGCCGCCAGCCGGGCGGCGGAGGCGTGCTCGGCGGCGGTCCCGCGTACCCCGAGGGCGGGGGGCCACCACCGGGCGACCCCGGCCACGCGCCGCCGGCCACCGTCCAGCCGCCCGCCGCCTCCGGCCGGGCCCACGGGCTGTCGGTGGCCGCCTCGCGTGACCACGGGCTGGCGGTCCCGGCCGGTTCGACGGTGCGGTCCGGTTCATGGGCGCCGTCGGCGTTATTGGCGTCACCCGGCCGAGATCCGGGACCGGCCGGGTGGGCGTCCGCGTTGTCCGCGCCGTCCCGGGGGACCGCCCCGGGGGCGTTCTCCGCGGCGGGTGCCGGTTGGTCCGGGCGTCGCCAGGTCTCGTCGTCGGGGCTGCCACCGCTCGGCGTCGTCACGCCGTCCGACGCTACCAACGCCCCGGGCCGGTCGGCCGCCCGACGCGTCGATCACCGCCACCCCGGCCCGTCGCGCCCTGTGTGTGGCGTTCCGACGGCTCCCGGCCCGGTACGGCCGGGCTCGGGACGATCCGGCC
It includes:
- a CDS encoding DUF2231 domain-containing protein, with the protein product MFREINGLPVHVLVIHAAVVLVPLLALLAVAYGVLPRWRPRLGWAVAALAVVTPIVAWVATESGEELEEALRAKGYPPDRLQQIHEHAEYGDTLFWFALGLGVVALLLVLSTSRLVAGRNLPRWLPILLTVVVAVLAVFAIVYVYLTGDSGAKMVWDGVV